A genomic segment from Flavobacterium inviolabile encodes:
- a CDS encoding nucleotide exchange factor GrpE has protein sequence MSQENTENIEKEQLQGDNVSENQAIPQPELTVEEQLQEEVAKEKDKFLRLFAEFENYKKRTSKERLELFKTANQEVLQAMLPVVDDFDRALPEIAKTLGDENLMKGVSLIYEKLKSTLVAKGLEEVAVKAGDAFNADFAEAITLIPAPSEDLKGKIVDVIEKGYKLGDKIIRFPKVVVGQ, from the coding sequence TAGAAAAAGAGCAATTACAAGGAGATAATGTTTCAGAAAACCAAGCAATTCCTCAGCCGGAACTTACCGTTGAGGAGCAGTTACAGGAAGAAGTAGCCAAAGAAAAAGACAAATTCCTGAGATTGTTTGCGGAATTTGAAAATTATAAAAAGCGTACTTCAAAAGAACGTTTGGAATTGTTTAAAACGGCCAATCAGGAAGTATTGCAGGCAATGCTGCCGGTAGTGGACGATTTTGACAGAGCCTTGCCGGAAATTGCAAAAACATTGGGTGATGAAAACCTGATGAAAGGCGTGAGTTTGATTTATGAAAAATTAAAATCCACTTTAGTAGCTAAAGGACTTGAGGAAGTAGCAGTAAAAGCAGGTGATGCTTTTAATGCAGACTTCGCTGAGGCAATTACATTAATCCCGGCACCTTCAGAAGACCTGAAAGGTAAAATAGTGGATGTAATTGAAAAAGGGTATAAACTTGGGGATAAGATTATCCGATTCCCTAAAGTAGTGGTAGGACAATAA
- the dnaJ gene encoding molecular chaperone DnaJ, translated as MKKDFYEILGIDKSATAEQIKKAYRKKAIEYHPDKNPGDKEAEEKFKVAAEAYEVLSDPDKKARYDQYGHAAFDGAGGFGGGHMNMDDIFSQFGDIFGSAFGGGFSGFGGGFGGGGGQRRMKGSNLRIKVKLTLEEIANGVEKKVKVKRKVQAQGVTYKTCPTCHGSGQVTKITNTILGRMQTASPCHTCSGTGQIIDSKPSQADAQGMILEDETVSIKIPAGVVDGMQLKVAGKGNDAPGANSVPGDLIVAIEEVEHEKLKREGENLHYDLYISFAEAALGTSKDIEAVNGKVRIKLEEGIQSGKILRLKGKGIPSLNSYGSGDLLVHVNVWTPKTLNKEQKQFFEKMVDDENFIPNPEKSDKSFFEKVKDMFS; from the coding sequence ATGAAAAAAGATTTTTACGAAATATTAGGAATAGATAAAAGCGCTACGGCAGAGCAGATCAAAAAAGCTTACCGTAAAAAAGCTATTGAATATCATCCTGATAAGAATCCGGGAGATAAAGAAGCGGAAGAAAAATTCAAAGTAGCAGCCGAAGCTTATGAAGTGCTGAGTGATCCTGACAAAAAAGCACGTTATGACCAGTATGGTCATGCAGCCTTTGACGGTGCAGGAGGATTTGGCGGCGGCCACATGAATATGGATGATATTTTCAGCCAGTTCGGAGATATTTTCGGAAGCGCTTTTGGCGGCGGATTCAGTGGATTCGGTGGCGGATTCGGCGGTGGCGGTGGTCAGCGTCGTATGAAAGGAAGCAATTTGCGTATTAAAGTAAAATTAACTTTGGAAGAAATTGCGAACGGTGTTGAGAAAAAAGTAAAAGTAAAAAGAAAAGTTCAGGCTCAGGGCGTTACTTATAAAACCTGTCCAACCTGTCACGGATCGGGTCAGGTAACCAAAATTACCAATACGATTTTAGGAAGAATGCAAACTGCTTCTCCGTGTCATACCTGTAGCGGTACCGGTCAGATTATTGACAGCAAACCTTCGCAGGCAGATGCTCAGGGAATGATTTTGGAAGACGAAACCGTATCAATCAAAATCCCGGCAGGTGTTGTGGATGGCATGCAGTTAAAAGTAGCCGGAAAAGGGAACGATGCTCCGGGAGCAAACAGCGTACCGGGTGATTTAATTGTTGCCATTGAAGAAGTAGAGCACGAAAAACTAAAGCGTGAAGGCGAAAATTTACATTATGACCTGTATATCAGTTTTGCGGAAGCAGCCTTAGGGACTTCCAAAGATATAGAAGCCGTAAACGGTAAAGTTCGTATCAAACTGGAAGAAGGAATTCAGTCCGGAAAAATATTACGTCTCAAAGGAAAAGGAATACCAAGTCTAAACAGCTACGGAAGTGGTGACTTACTGGTTCACGTTAACGTATGGACGCCAAAAACACTAAACAAAGAACAAAAACAGTTCTTTGAAAAGATGGTGGATGACGAGAATTTTATTCCAAATCCTGAGAAATCAGACAAATCATTTTTTGAAAAAGTTAAAGACATGTTTTCATAA